The Tepidibacter aestuarii genome contains a region encoding:
- a CDS encoding 2-oxoacid:acceptor oxidoreductase subunit alpha, whose amino-acid sequence MHNNIKLLQGNEACVHGAIYAGMKFFAGYPITPSTEIAELSAVMLPKIGGKFIQMEDEIASMAAVIGGSLGGLKSMTATSGPGFSLKQENIGYACITEIPCVIVNVQRGGPSTGLPTCPSQGDVMQAKWGTHGDHPIIVLSPTSVSETFELTVKAFNFSEKYRTPVILLMDEVIAHMREKVIVPNQGDMVVIDRKKPKVEPNEYKAYEYTEDLVPAMANFGEGYRYNVTGLVHDETGFPVNSTNEAERLLNRLMGKINSNLDDILIYEEYLIDDSDILFVTFGCMARSTKEAVENLRNEGIKAGMFVLKTIWPFPEEKIKQISKNKDMIFVPEMNLGQVRQEIERIVKEDCNIYGVNKANGEIITPEHINDYVKGVLEKCLAK is encoded by the coding sequence ATGCACAATAATATAAAACTTCTTCAAGGTAATGAAGCTTGTGTACATGGAGCTATTTATGCTGGTATGAAATTTTTTGCCGGTTATCCAATAACACCTTCAACTGAAATTGCAGAATTATCAGCTGTAATGCTTCCGAAAATTGGAGGCAAATTTATACAAATGGAAGATGAAATAGCCAGCATGGCAGCTGTTATTGGTGGATCATTAGGGGGATTAAAATCAATGACAGCAACTAGTGGCCCAGGATTTTCATTAAAACAAGAAAATATAGGGTATGCATGCATCACAGAAATACCATGTGTAATAGTGAATGTGCAAAGAGGAGGACCAAGTACGGGACTTCCAACTTGTCCATCACAAGGGGATGTAATGCAGGCAAAATGGGGTACTCATGGAGACCATCCAATAATAGTATTATCACCAACGAGTGTTAGCGAGACGTTTGAGCTTACTGTAAAAGCATTCAATTTTTCAGAAAAATATAGAACGCCTGTAATATTATTAATGGACGAAGTTATAGCACATATGAGAGAGAAAGTAATAGTTCCAAATCAAGGAGATATGGTTGTAATAGATAGAAAAAAACCTAAAGTAGAACCTAATGAGTACAAAGCATATGAATATACTGAAGATTTGGTTCCTGCCATGGCTAATTTTGGAGAAGGCTACAGATATAATGTAACAGGACTTGTGCATGATGAAACAGGATTTCCTGTTAATAGCACTAATGAAGCAGAAAGATTATTAAACAGATTAATGGGAAAAATAAATTCAAATTTAGATGATATATTGATATATGAAGAATATTTAATTGATGATTCTGATATCTTATTTGTTACATTTGGATGTATGGCAAGATCTACTAAAGAGGCAGTTGAAAATCTTAGGAATGAAGGTATAAAAGCAGGTATGTTTGTTTTAAAAACAATATGGCCATTTCCAGAGGAAAAAATAAAACAAATAAGTAAAAACAAAGATATGATATTTGTTCCGGAGATGAATTTGGGTCAAGTAAGACAAGAAATAGAGAGAATAGTTAAAGAGGATTGTAATATTTATGGAGTCAATAAGGCAAATGGAGAAATTATAACTCCTGAGCACATAAATGATTACGTAAAGGGGGTATTGGAAAAATGCCTAGCAAAATAA
- a CDS encoding indolepyruvate ferredoxin oxidoreductase subunit alpha: MPGDDKQLVIKRDWCKGCGICVEFCPKKILEIKNDKVHIMQEDKCIKCGLCEMRCPDYAIYLENVMCKEDKAYAQ; this comes from the coding sequence ATGCCAGGGGATGATAAACAATTAGTTATAAAACGTGATTGGTGCAAGGGTTGTGGAATATGTGTAGAATTTTGTCCTAAAAAAATTTTGGAAATAAAAAATGATAAGGTACATATAATGCAAGAAGACAAATGTATAAAATGCGGATTATGTGAAATGAGATGTCCTGACTATGCAATATACTTAGAAAATGTAATGTGTAAGGAGGATAAAGCATATGCACAATAA
- a CDS encoding tRNA (mnm(5)s(2)U34)-methyltransferase, protein MRSKYLTNVTDFTKLINKDIIKEGCVVIDATVGNGYDTQYLSEKVGKTGKVYGFDIQKEAIENTEKRLKKENLFDNVTLILDGHENIDKYINEKVDSIFFNLGYLPKLDHNIKTKADTTVAALKKSLDLLKKNGVLSICIYVGHEGGLEEKEAVEKLLFNLEQRKFDVLKCSFKNQKNNPPQLILVEKKVD, encoded by the coding sequence TTGAGATCTAAATATTTAACTAATGTAACTGATTTTACAAAACTAATAAACAAAGACATAATTAAAGAAGGCTGTGTAGTTATAGATGCTACTGTTGGTAATGGATATGATACACAATATCTATCGGAAAAGGTAGGGAAAACAGGTAAGGTTTATGGGTTTGATATACAAAAAGAAGCTATAGAAAATACAGAAAAAAGATTAAAAAAAGAAAATTTATTCGATAATGTTACGTTGATATTAGATGGACATGAAAATATAGATAAGTATATAAATGAAAAAGTGGATTCTATATTTTTCAATTTAGGATATTTGCCTAAATTAGATCATAATATAAAAACTAAAGCAGACACAACTGTTGCAGCATTAAAAAAGTCACTTGATCTTTTGAAAAAAAATGGAGTATTAAGCATTTGTATATATGTAGGACATGAGGGCGGGTTAGAAGAAAAAGAAGCTGTAGAAAAGTTATTGTTTAACTTAGAACAAAGAAAATTTGATGTATTGAAATGTAGTTTTAAAAATCAAAAAAATAACCCTCCGCAACTTATATTGGTGGAGAAAAAAGTTGATTGA
- a CDS encoding pseudouridine synthase → MRLNKYMALCGVASRRKSDELIKNKKVKVNGKIVEELGIDVDENQDEVEVNGKIINIEQKNVYILINKPEGYVTTVKDQFNRKTVLDLVKDIDERIYPIGRLDYETSGLLILTNDGDLTYRLTHPKHEVVKTYLARLKLVPNEIKIKQFKSGLKIEDYVTAPAEFKVIKKEEKQSMCEIKIHEGKNRQVRKMCKAIGHPVLSLKRTALGDIELGNLKVGKYRNLTQNEINYLKSL, encoded by the coding sequence ATGAGATTAAATAAATATATGGCATTATGCGGAGTGGCTTCAAGAAGAAAATCTGATGAGTTAATAAAAAATAAAAAAGTAAAAGTTAATGGAAAGATAGTAGAAGAACTAGGAATAGATGTTGATGAAAATCAAGATGAAGTAGAAGTCAATGGCAAAATAATAAATATAGAACAAAAAAATGTATATATACTTATAAATAAGCCAGAAGGCTATGTTACAACTGTAAAAGATCAGTTTAATAGAAAAACAGTACTTGATTTGGTTAAAGATATTGATGAAAGAATATATCCTATTGGAAGGCTTGACTATGAAACATCTGGGCTTTTAATATTAACTAATGATGGAGACCTTACATACAGATTAACTCATCCTAAGCATGAAGTTGTTAAAACTTATTTAGCAAGACTTAAGTTGGTACCTAATGAAATTAAAATAAAACAATTTAAATCTGGATTAAAAATAGAAGACTATGTAACTGCACCAGCAGAATTCAAAGTTATAAAAAAAGAAGAAAAACAAAGTATGTGTGAAATCAAAATACATGAAGGCAAAAACAGACAGGTAAGAAAAATGTGTAAAGCAATAGGTCATCCTGTTTTATCTTTAAAAAGAACAGCTCTAGGAGATATAGAACTTGGAAATCTTAAAGTTGGAAAATATAGAAACTTAACTCAAAACGAAATAAATTATTTAAAATCTTTATAA
- a CDS encoding AI-2E family transporter: MLSRYKTKHIIFLLLISLIIFKFVNNPEFFIQRFNSAISLISPFIWAVCIAYLLNPIMVYFEKRFNMRRSFSIMLIYFLLISIINFTITILSPKIIDSINDLSKDLPVYMSTVQEWINENIIKSKLLQYSNPFLKENLKEIINEVLGFLNITSSNLVTQAINITSNLFNAILGVIISIYLLKDKENLIYNIKRLLYAILGKFKSDKVADFFKIVNKIFSQYIIGKSIDSLIIGIICFAGLLMLKVPYSLLISIIICVSNMIPYFGPFIGAVPAVLITLINNPIQAIWVALFILLLQQFDGLYLGPKILGDKVGLNPLWIIVAVILGGGLFGIAGMFLGVPAMAITKIQLEKYIDIKLKNKNIV, translated from the coding sequence ATGCTTTCAAGATATAAAACTAAACATATAATTTTTTTACTGTTAATATCATTAATCATCTTTAAATTTGTAAATAATCCCGAATTTTTTATCCAAAGATTTAACTCTGCGATTTCTTTGATAAGTCCTTTTATTTGGGCTGTTTGTATTGCATATCTTCTCAACCCAATAATGGTTTATTTTGAAAAAAGATTTAATATGAGAAGATCTTTTAGTATAATGCTAATTTACTTTCTATTAATAAGTATTATAAATTTTACCATTACTATACTATCTCCTAAAATAATCGATAGTATAAATGATTTATCTAAAGATCTTCCAGTATATATGTCTACAGTTCAAGAGTGGATAAACGAAAATATCATAAAATCCAAATTACTACAATATAGTAATCCTTTCTTAAAAGAAAATTTAAAGGAAATAATAAATGAAGTATTAGGCTTTTTAAATATTACATCTAGTAATTTAGTAACTCAAGCTATAAATATTACTTCTAATTTATTTAATGCTATACTTGGAGTAATAATTTCTATTTATCTATTAAAAGATAAAGAAAACCTTATATACAATATTAAAAGACTTTTATATGCAATTTTAGGAAAATTCAAGTCAGATAAAGTTGCAGATTTTTTTAAGATAGTAAATAAGATTTTTTCTCAGTACATAATAGGAAAATCTATAGATTCCTTAATAATAGGTATTATATGTTTCGCTGGTTTATTAATGCTTAAAGTTCCTTATTCTCTTTTGATAAGCATAATAATATGTGTATCTAATATGATTCCTTACTTCGGTCCATTTATAGGAGCTGTGCCTGCTGTTCTTATTACTTTAATAAATAATCCTATACAAGCTATTTGGGTAGCTTTATTTATACTACTGCTTCAGCAATTTGATGGTCTTTACCTTGGACCTAAAATATTGGGAGATAAAGTAGGCCTGAACCCCTTATGGATTATAGTTGCAGTTATATTAGGTGGAGGACTATTTGGTATTGCAGGCATGTTTTTAGGTGTTCCTGCAATGGCTATTACAAAAATACAACTTGAGAAATATATAGATATAAAACTAAAAAATAAAAATATAGTGTAA